A stretch of Cicer arietinum cultivar CDC Frontier isolate Library 1 chromosome 5, Cicar.CDCFrontier_v2.0, whole genome shotgun sequence DNA encodes these proteins:
- the LOC101488620 gene encoding uncharacterized protein, producing MGNQKFQNHHQFYTHHQKNTFFPMLCSRPTIKDVNLPRCRGNPSSTSNDPLSPKIGCMGQVKRNNKISGFPTSQCKLISFTNNKSSSTISPVVKYSKLKKLFSGKNLINTPSTTTSTTITKQRGIINVTKKHQRCVRNENVVVDIKIDELDPPLPVIKRVPKLDEGSKNDSLWKRRSGSSLTSLQVQQIQIQPSNICLQPTTV from the coding sequence atgggtaatcaaaaatttcaaaaccatCATCAATTTTACACCCATCATCAAAAAAATACATTCTTTCCAATGCTATGTTCAAGACCCACAATCAAAGATGTGAATCTTCCAAGATGCAGAGGAAACCCATCATCCACCAGCAATGACCCTTTATCCCCAAAAATAGGTTGCATGGGTCAAGTGAAGAGAAACAACAAAATTTCTGGATTTCCAACATCACAATGCAAACTCATCAGTTTCACAAACAACAAAAGTAGCTCAACAATTTCACCAGTTGTGAAATactcaaaactcaaaaaacTTTTTTCTGGTAAGAATCTTATCAACACCCCCTCAACTACTACTTCTACCACCATAACTAAACAAAGGGGTATTataaatgtgacaaaaaaaCATCAAAGATGTGTCAGGAATGAGAATGTTGTTGTTGAcataaaaattgatgaattgGATCCTCCTTTGCCTGTGATCAAAAGAGTGCCTAAGTTGGATGAAGGAAGCAAAAATGATAGTCTTTGGAAAAGAAGATCAGGTTCTTCATTGACAAGTTTACAAGTTCAACAGATTCAAATCCAGCCTTCAAATATTTGTCTTCAACCTACAACTGTTTGA